The following coding sequences are from one Treponema bryantii window:
- a CDS encoding TIGR02757 family protein — MNAELKEKLRKLADKYEVSSFCDADPSQFLRWYEPEAGRGTVADVEAASFIAAMLAFGNRKQFIPKICDVLQTADRSLGSISEWLKTGAYVKEFPKGTAKFYRFYSYDDMQIFFGELAEILKRAGSLGDFFEVQYTAAHNLSDIIASAFPNSAIVPKGRTSANKRVHMFLRWMVRRNSPVDLGLWKWADPSSLIIPLDTHVMQEAAKLGLIPEKAAASRKTAELLTSALSEVFPGDPCRGDFALFGVGVDK, encoded by the coding sequence ATGAATGCTGAACTGAAAGAAAAATTACGTAAACTTGCAGACAAGTATGAGGTGTCGTCATTTTGTGATGCTGACCCGTCACAGTTTCTCCGCTGGTATGAGCCGGAGGCTGGGCGAGGTACAGTTGCAGATGTCGAAGCCGCTTCTTTTATTGCGGCAATGCTTGCGTTCGGAAATAGAAAACAGTTTATTCCAAAAATCTGTGATGTGTTGCAAACTGCCGACCGTTCGTTAGGAAGTATAAGCGAATGGCTAAAAACAGGTGCATACGTTAAAGAGTTTCCGAAGGGCACCGCTAAGTTTTACAGATTCTATTCCTATGATGACATGCAGATATTCTTTGGAGAACTTGCAGAAATCTTGAAACGTGCCGGCAGTCTCGGTGATTTTTTTGAGGTTCAATATACTGCTGCTCATAATTTATCTGACATCATCGCATCCGCCTTTCCAAATTCCGCAATCGTTCCAAAAGGCCGAACCAGTGCCAATAAACGTGTCCACATGTTCCTGCGCTGGATGGTGCGACGCAATTCTCCTGTGGACCTCGGACTTTGGAAATGGGCAGATCCCTCATCGCTCATAATACCCCTCGATACTCACGTAATGCAAGAGGCAGCAAAACTTGGTCTCATACCAGAAAAAGCTGCTGCTTCCCGTAAAACTGCAGAATTACTAACTTCCGCCCTATCCGAAGTTTTTCCAGGCGATCCCTGTCGCGGCGATTTCGCCTTATTCGGCGTCGGTGTAGATAAATAG